TCGATCTTGCTCATCGGATCTGGCCCCATCGTCATCGGTCAGGCGTGTGAATTCGATTACTCGGGCACCCAGGCGGCCAAGGTCCTGCGCTCCCACGGGTACCGGGTGATCCTTGTGAATTCCAATCCCGCCACCATCATGACCGATCCCGAGTTTGCCGACGCGACGTATATCGAACCGATCACCGCCGACGTAGTCGAGGCCATTCTGGAGAAGGAACGCCCCGACGCCTGTCTGCCGACCCTCGGCGGCCAGACCGCGCTGAACGTGACGACCGAGTTGGCGGCGCGAGGAGCTTTTGAAAAATACGGTGTCGAATTGATCGGTGCGGGGATTGATGCCATCGAACGGGCCGAAGACCGGGGCCTGTTCAAAAAGACCATGGAAGAGGTCGGGATCGCCACCCCAAGGGCCGTCTATGCCCGTTCAATGGCCGAAGCGATGAGTGCCGCAACGGAGATCGGATATCCAATCATGATCCGGCCGTCGTACATCCTGGGTGGGGGCGGTACCGGCATTGCTCATGACGAGGCTGAGTTTATCAAAAAGGCCGGCTATGGCCTCGAGTACTCACCGGTTGGTGAGATCCTCGTAGAACAGTCGGTGGTGGGTTGGAAAGAATTCGAACTGGAAGTGATGCGTGACCGGGCCAACAACGCGGTCATCGTTTGCTCAATCGAGAACCTCGACCCGATGGGCGTGCACACGGGTGACTCGATCACCGTTGCTCCCATTCAGACTCTGTCCGACCGCGAGTACCAGGACATGCGCGACGAGGCGATTCGGTGCCTTGAGGCCATCGGCGTCGAGACCGGCGGATCAAACGTACAGTTTGCCGTCGACCCGGCAACCGGCCAGCGGCTCGTGATCGAAATGAATCCCCGGGTGAGTCGCTCTTCGGCGCTGGCGTCAAAGGCGACCGGCTTTCCGATTGCCAAGATTGCTGCCCTGCTGGCGGTCGGCTTCACGCTCCCAGAGATCGCCAATGACATTACGCAACGTACTCCGGCCGCCTTCGAGCCGGCCCTCGACTACGTCGTAGTCAAAGCGCCGAGATTCGACTTCGCCAAGTTCCCAAGTGCCTCGAATACGTTGGGGACGTCTATGCAATCTGTTGGCGAA
The DNA window shown above is from Acidimicrobiia bacterium and carries:
- the carB gene encoding carbamoyl-phosphate synthase large subunit, translating into MGKRTDISSILLIGSGPIVIGQACEFDYSGTQAAKVLRSHGYRVILVNSNPATIMTDPEFADATYIEPITADVVEAILEKERPDACLPTLGGQTALNVTTELAARGAFEKYGVELIGAGIDAIERAEDRGLFKKTMEEVGIATPRAVYARSMAEAMSAATEIGYPIMIRPSYILGGGGTGIAHDEAEFIKKAGYGLEYSPVGEILVEQSVVGWKEFELEVMRDRANNAVIVCSIENLDPMGVHTGDSITVAPIQTLSDREYQDMRDEAIRCLEAIGVETGGSNVQFAVDPATGQRLVIEMNPRVSRSSALASKATGFPIAKIAALLAVGFTLPEIANDITQRTPAAFEPALDYVVVKAPRFDFAKFPSASNTLGTSMQSVGEAMSIGRTFPEALQKVLRSLEIGRRGLNADPREVDYRTMTDDEVADRLAIPTPSRVFYVGEAIRRGFSVERVSELSGYDPWFVDQMVEIYEIRNEVEAAGLLGAARNPEVIAILREAKRAGFSDHQLAYLWGRDEDFVRELRHEFGVRPTYKTVDTCAAEFEAHTPYM